In Diabrotica undecimpunctata isolate CICGRU unplaced genomic scaffold, icDiaUnde3 ctg00002557.1, whole genome shotgun sequence, the sequence taggtcaataaaatgtatcacttccattgaccagTAACTATGGAATTCCATTTTtaaagcctaatcttcaaaacctatagcatgaaatttcgattttgagtctTGGCAACAAATAAGGGGGCAGCATTTGAAATATACGTATAAAAAGTGTGCAGAATTTAACGTTTTTttcattacaaacgatcgcatgtcacgggaaatgcctcccCGAAGACGGTATTGGGTAAAATTGGTAGCTAAAGTTGCGTAGTTTGGAAAAACATACTTGTGTAATtgaaaaagagcagttttaaatgttttagattgtttcTACCGTGAAAGATTAAATTCATCGTTTTTACGGCATATAATATGCCAAAATaacatgctataggttttgaagataaGGCTCTAACAATAAAAATTTCATGGTGACctgtcaatgaaagtgataaaatggcaaaaattgcgcaacatttatttaacacctttataaaaactgacttcatttgcagcaaaatacaaaaattgcatacgaaagctacaatcactcttcacctttaaaacgcattttaatatttgtcgataggacactctggtcaaaagatattgaattttaattGTCGAATTGttaccaattttatttaaaattgatttagagtacgtaactgacattcaaaatcgccagtcgcttcaagcgttgtttctgagagaacggttcattctacacagaAAGGCtaataacatttttgttcaaaattgttcaaaatatttttttctgtggcgtgcaaaataaaattttttgcatattttttggggtcccaaaatcgGCATTCTCACCAAAATCCAGCTTATTATTTTTATAGGTTCAGTGGCCTTTTCATCTCTGATGACTAGAGTATATGGAGAATTTTATGTGTgggtttttatttaataattttattgagcCCCAATATTGACGTATTTCTTTTAACCTACAGAGGTATTATATGTAATCAATATTATTTATCATGTCAACACTccgaatatttttgttttttattttttatttaagtagtAATCCATTTAATTCTGTAAagtttattgtctttattatatTATGACAAAAGTATCtcacttataaatatataaataatataaaaagaaagCATACATTTAAAGAAACTCATTTGGATTTTCCTCATTTACGCCTGTCTTCCTCATAACAGTCTTCATCTTGGTCGTCATCGTCATCTTGATTTGGTTTATTTTTCTCATTGCTGTCATCTTCTTCATTCTCATCGTTCTCATTTGAACAGTCATCTTCCTCATCTTGATCCTCGTCGCTGACGGTTTTTTCAGTATTGCCTTCCGTGGAATTGTCATCGCAATCATCACCATCGGTATTATCGCCTCCATTTTCATTACCACCTCCATGTCCTTTACCACCTCCATTTTTATTATCATCACCTTGTCCGTTATCGTCTCCATTTTCATTACCACCTCCATGTCCTTTACCACCTCCATTTTTATTATCATCACCTTGTCCATTATCGTCTCGTCCGTTACCACTTCCAGTTTCATCACCGCCTCCTTGTCCTTTACCATTGCCCCCATTTCCTCTATTTTCGCTATTGCCACCTTTATTAGGCCGTgctgcaacgaaatagaacaattttaagttAGGCTTATTCCAATAGGCTGATGCCTTTTTTAAAAGGTTTGTACATATAAAAATAGACCAAATCAAACAATCAATAATTCTATAGTTGTTAATTACTTTTTATTGGTTATATCAAagctttttatttattaaactaGAAAGAAATTATATCGGAAATGAGGAAATTACTATTAGTGAGGAATCACGTATTCACtgaatacgtttttttttttttttcatttctataaCTATCAGAACATTTACTTTTCTCGATTAAACTATTTTAAAACTCAAAAAGATTTGTCCTTAATGGTCAACGACTGATAAGCCAACGTCAAATCATAGAACAACCAGACAGGAAAGACTCTTAAATGATAGCAGATAATTAGCGTAGAAAAAGAAGACCTCGATACAAAACTTTACATAGGGTTTTGGACTATGGACCTGCACTCCATCTCCCACAAAGGACTACATAGCATGGGAGCATGGTCGAAAAATACGGAATTCGAACTAAGGGACGAAAATGGATTATGAGTTGCGCTACTTGAAACGTACAAGGGATGGgaacaaaattagaaaaaaaaaggcTAAGAAGCTCAAAAATTAAACATCGACATACTGGTCAACAGAAACCAAGAAAAAATCCAGAGGAAATTTAGACATAgaagaatatatttataatatgtacCTAAAGAATAatagatgtggcgatacctaacaacaataatctgcatgttaaatacaacgaaaagatcgccaagtacagagatctggaaatacaaataaggagacaatggagaatgaaaagtacccagacgatacctataattctttctactactggagtcattccgaagaacttGCTAGAAAACATGAAAAAGctgggtctgaatgaacatctgtataagaccatgcagaaagctatACTCCTCGCGGCATTCAGATGTGTACGAagatttttgggagatactccaacataccaagtcacctaggccTCGATAACACGTAAAGAGTTTcatcagagctcaatccttttgataccgtaatTATCTGgtatgagtgaattttccccgtagagggagtgtgagccgtatggctaaatctggaaatCGTATGGCATTTTTACCGGTGAGATCCCTTTGGATTGTTTCAACGCGAATTGCAT encodes:
- the LOC140432014 gene encoding uncharacterized protein — translated: MSAKMILIFAFVLLFAIEESQQLPRPNKGGNSENRGNGGNGKGQGGGDETGSGNGRDDNGQGDDNKNGGGKGHGGGNENGDDNGQGDDNKNGGGKGHGGGNENGGDNTDGDDCDDNSTEGNTEKTVSDEDQDEEDDCSNENDENEEDDSNEKNKPNQDDDDDQDEDCYEEDRRK